A genomic region of Cannabis sativa cultivar Pink pepper isolate KNU-18-1 chromosome 1, ASM2916894v1, whole genome shotgun sequence contains the following coding sequences:
- the LOC115706929 gene encoding sodium/pyruvate cotransporter BASS2, chloroplastic isoform X2, whose protein sequence is MNLYEKIIETLTTLFPLWVILGTIIGIYKPSAVTWLETDLFTVGLGFLMLSMGLTLTFEDFKRCLRNPWTVGVGFLAQYLIKPMLGFAIAMTLKLSAPLATGLILVSCCPGGQASNVATYISKGNVALSVLMTTCSTVGAIIMTPLLTKLLAGQLVPVDAAGLAMSTFQVVLVPTIVGVLANEFFPKFTSKIVTLTPLIGVILTTLLCASPIGQVAEVLKTQGTQLILPVALLHAAAFALGYWLSKLSFGESTSRTISIECGMQSSALGFLLAQKHFTNPLVAVPSAVSVVCMALGGSGLAVFWRNRPIPVDDKDDFKE, encoded by the exons ATGAATCTGTATgagaaaataattgaaactttGACGACTCTTTTTCCTCTTTGG GTCATACTGGGAACCATTATTGGCATCTACAAGCCTTCTGCT GTAACTTGGTTGGAGACAGATCTTTTCACTGTTGGCCTTGGTTTCCTTATGCTATCTATGGGATTGACCTTGACTTTTGAGGATTTCAAAAGATGTTTGCGAAATCCTTGGACT GTTGGTGTGGGATTTCTTGCTCAGTATTTAATCAAACCTATGTTAGGCTTTGCTATTGCAATG ACTCTAAAACTTTCTGCACCTCTTGCAACTGGTCTCATCCTTGTCTCATGCTGCCCTGGAGGTCAGGCATCAAACGTTGCTACTTATATATCTAAGGGAAATGTAGCACTATCTGTTCTTATGACAAC CTGTTCAACAGTTGGAGCGATTATTATGACTCCACTTCTTACCAAACTTCTTGCTGGTCAGCTTGTACCTGTTGATGCTGCT GGTCTGGCGATGAGCACCTTCCAGGTTGTTCTAGTACCAACAATTGTTGGAG TGTTGGCAAATGAATTCTTCCCCAAATTCACTTCAAAAATTGTGACATTGACTCCTTTAATTGGAGTGATTCTCACTACCCTTTTATGTGCAAGCCCA atTGGGCAAGTTGCTGAGGTCCTCAAAACTCAAGGAACACAGCTAATATTGCCAGTGGCTCTTCTTCATGCTGCTGCATTTGCTCTTGGTTACTGGCTTTCCAAACTATCATTCGGGGAATCCACTTCACGAACCATCTCTATAGAGTGTGGGATGCAG AGCTCTGCATTAGGATTTTTACTTGCTCAAAAGCATTTTACAAACCCCTTAGTAGCTGTTCCTTCTGCAGTTAGTGTTGTCTGTATGGCG CTTGGTGGGAGTGGTCTTGCTGTCTTCTGGAGGAACAGACCGATTCCTGTCGACGACAAGGATGATTTTAAGGAGTGA
- the LOC115706929 gene encoding sodium/pyruvate cotransporter BASS2, chloroplastic isoform X1: protein MASISRLTIKDCSFNKASPAFFHRAVPALWDRRLKSHLDLRVGNCVTLNGENYAIQSKPRSPIAALCSPWLFVKTSRQSHVQCKAATNVSGDVPNSSSSSNEMNLYEKIIETLTTLFPLWVILGTIIGIYKPSAVTWLETDLFTVGLGFLMLSMGLTLTFEDFKRCLRNPWTVGVGFLAQYLIKPMLGFAIAMTLKLSAPLATGLILVSCCPGGQASNVATYISKGNVALSVLMTTCSTVGAIIMTPLLTKLLAGQLVPVDAAGLAMSTFQVVLVPTIVGVLANEFFPKFTSKIVTLTPLIGVILTTLLCASPIGQVAEVLKTQGTQLILPVALLHAAAFALGYWLSKLSFGESTSRTISIECGMQSSALGFLLAQKHFTNPLVAVPSAVSVVCMALGGSGLAVFWRNRPIPVDDKDDFKE, encoded by the exons ATGGCATCCATTTCTAGATTGACCATCAAAGATTGCTCCTTTAATAAGGCGAGCCCAGCTTTCTTTCACAGGGCTGTCCCTGCTTTATGGGATAGGAGACTTAAATCCCATCTGG ATTTGAGAGTTGGCAATTGTGTAACTCTGAATGGAGAGAATTATGCTATTCAAAGTAAGCCACGGAGTCCCATTGCTGCTCTTTGTTCTCCTTGGTTATTCGTCAAAACTTCAAG ACAGTCCCACGTTCAGTGCAAGGCTGCAACAAATGTATCTGGGGATGTTCCAAACAGTTCTTCCTCTTCAAATGAGATGAATCTGTATgagaaaataattgaaactttGACGACTCTTTTTCCTCTTTGG GTCATACTGGGAACCATTATTGGCATCTACAAGCCTTCTGCT GTAACTTGGTTGGAGACAGATCTTTTCACTGTTGGCCTTGGTTTCCTTATGCTATCTATGGGATTGACCTTGACTTTTGAGGATTTCAAAAGATGTTTGCGAAATCCTTGGACT GTTGGTGTGGGATTTCTTGCTCAGTATTTAATCAAACCTATGTTAGGCTTTGCTATTGCAATG ACTCTAAAACTTTCTGCACCTCTTGCAACTGGTCTCATCCTTGTCTCATGCTGCCCTGGAGGTCAGGCATCAAACGTTGCTACTTATATATCTAAGGGAAATGTAGCACTATCTGTTCTTATGACAAC CTGTTCAACAGTTGGAGCGATTATTATGACTCCACTTCTTACCAAACTTCTTGCTGGTCAGCTTGTACCTGTTGATGCTGCT GGTCTGGCGATGAGCACCTTCCAGGTTGTTCTAGTACCAACAATTGTTGGAG TGTTGGCAAATGAATTCTTCCCCAAATTCACTTCAAAAATTGTGACATTGACTCCTTTAATTGGAGTGATTCTCACTACCCTTTTATGTGCAAGCCCA atTGGGCAAGTTGCTGAGGTCCTCAAAACTCAAGGAACACAGCTAATATTGCCAGTGGCTCTTCTTCATGCTGCTGCATTTGCTCTTGGTTACTGGCTTTCCAAACTATCATTCGGGGAATCCACTTCACGAACCATCTCTATAGAGTGTGGGATGCAG AGCTCTGCATTAGGATTTTTACTTGCTCAAAAGCATTTTACAAACCCCTTAGTAGCTGTTCCTTCTGCAGTTAGTGTTGTCTGTATGGCG CTTGGTGGGAGTGGTCTTGCTGTCTTCTGGAGGAACAGACCGATTCCTGTCGACGACAAGGATGATTTTAAGGAGTGA